Proteins encoded by one window of Cylindrospermum stagnale PCC 7417:
- the rnc gene encoding ribonuclease III, giving the protein MSPVYPRRQRQLESLVQKLGLSLNAPIKWQLLDLGLTHPTVSESANYEQLEFVGDAVVRLVAAIVLWKHYPDCPVGDFAAIRSVLVSDRILAQLAREYGLELYLLVAGSATADQVGQESRLADAFEAVLGALYLSTHNLELIRPWLDPHFQKLATEIRLDPARLNYKAALQEWTQAQFKVLPEYRVVEVSQPHHTQERFAAQVWLHEKMLGEGKGRSIKAAEQAAAKVAFLAISAQEKP; this is encoded by the coding sequence ATGTCTCCTGTTTATCCTCGCCGTCAGCGGCAACTTGAAAGCTTAGTCCAAAAGTTAGGTTTGTCACTAAATGCGCCGATAAAGTGGCAACTGCTGGATTTGGGGCTAACTCATCCCACTGTGTCCGAGTCGGCAAATTATGAGCAGTTGGAGTTTGTTGGTGATGCGGTGGTGCGGTTGGTGGCTGCTATTGTGTTATGGAAACATTATCCTGATTGTCCGGTGGGTGATTTTGCGGCGATTCGTTCGGTATTAGTGAGCGATCGCATTCTCGCCCAATTAGCCAGAGAATATGGTTTAGAGCTATACTTACTGGTCGCTGGCAGTGCTACTGCTGATCAAGTTGGTCAGGAGTCACGACTGGCAGATGCTTTTGAAGCAGTTTTAGGAGCGCTTTATTTAAGCACTCACAATCTAGAACTAATTCGCCCTTGGCTAGACCCCCACTTCCAAAAGCTAGCGACAGAAATTCGCCTTGATCCTGCCAGACTGAACTACAAAGCTGCTCTACAAGAATGGACTCAAGCACAATTTAAAGTTTTACCAGAATATCGGGTTGTCGAAGTCAGTCAACCCCACCACACTCAAGAGCGTTTCGCCGCCCAAGTGTGGTTACATGAAAAAATGCTAGGAGAAGGTAAGGGACGCTCGATTAAAGCCGCTGAACAGGCCGCCGCCAAAGTAGCTTTTTTAGCAATTAGCGCACAGGAAAAACCTTAA
- a CDS encoding Gfo/Idh/MocA family protein — translation MTKTKIAVIGVGRWGVHLLRNFLAHPQVNVVAVVDPNPERLAAVKQQFNLDENILLTTEWQALKQVPGLTGVVIATTASTHYALIKDALNQGYHVLAEKPLTLNPVECRELCQLAEQQHSILMVDHTYLFHPAVERGQAVIQAGKLGDLRYGYATRTHLGPVRQDVDALWDLAIHDIAIFNNWLNQLPVKVQATGTVWLQGGILEEASFLSAPSPQSPLADLVWVTLTYADGFQAYIHLCWLNPDKQRRLGIVGSLGSLIFDEMSPSSPLTLLHGEFAQQGNQFMPVNQRQEVLEIKTGEPLQRVCDRFVVSILQNVPPVISSGRVGTDLVEILAALTASLNQGGKPIFLNLTHQTL, via the coding sequence ATGACTAAAACTAAAATTGCTGTCATCGGTGTGGGACGTTGGGGAGTGCATTTACTGCGAAATTTTTTAGCACACCCCCAAGTGAATGTTGTGGCGGTAGTAGACCCCAATCCAGAACGATTGGCAGCGGTAAAACAACAATTTAACTTAGATGAAAATATATTATTAACAACCGAGTGGCAAGCTCTCAAGCAAGTGCCGGGGCTAACAGGGGTGGTAATTGCCACAACTGCTTCCACCCACTATGCCTTAATTAAGGATGCTCTCAACCAGGGTTACCATGTTTTGGCAGAAAAACCCTTAACTCTCAACCCAGTAGAATGTCGGGAACTTTGCCAATTAGCAGAGCAACAACACTCGATACTCATGGTTGATCACACTTATCTATTTCACCCAGCAGTTGAGCGAGGACAAGCTGTAATTCAGGCGGGTAAATTAGGTGATTTACGCTATGGCTACGCTACCCGCACTCATTTAGGCCCTGTCCGGCAGGATGTTGATGCCCTGTGGGACTTAGCTATTCATGATATTGCCATCTTTAACAACTGGCTAAATCAGTTACCTGTAAAAGTGCAAGCAACGGGTACGGTTTGGTTACAAGGGGGAATTCTTGAAGAAGCCTCTTTCTTGTCTGCTCCCAGTCCCCAATCTCCTCTAGCTGATTTAGTTTGGGTGACGCTGACATATGCAGATGGCTTTCAAGCATATATTCACCTGTGCTGGCTCAATCCAGATAAACAGAGACGATTAGGGATTGTGGGTAGCTTAGGTAGCTTGATTTTTGATGAGATGTCTCCCTCGTCGCCTTTAACCTTGCTACATGGTGAGTTTGCACAACAGGGGAATCAATTTATGCCTGTGAATCAACGACAAGAGGTGCTGGAGATAAAAACAGGTGAACCATTGCAGCGGGTTTGCGATCGCTTTGTTGTCTCTATCCTCCAGAATGTTCCCCCAGTGATTTCCTCAGGCCGGGTAGGTACAGACTTAGTGGAAATTCTTGCCGCTTTGACAGCATCCTTAAACCAGGGCGGTAAGCCTATTTTTCTGAACTTAACACATCAAACGCTTTGA
- a CDS encoding RNA-guided endonuclease InsQ/TnpB family protein, translating to MLVFEFKVYGKSVQLTAIDDAIRTAQFIRNSCVRLWIDVLDTGKNDLQKYCAVLAANFPFANELNSMARQASAERAWASISRFYDNCKKNIPGLKGYPQFQKDCRSVEYKTSGWKLASDRKSITFTDKKGIGRLKIKGTRDLHFYQINQIKRVRLVKRADGYYCQFCIDVIRQENIEPSGNTIGLDVGLKEYYTDSNGVMIENPKFLREGEKVLKRSQRRVSRKVKGSKNRGKARQILGKRHLKISRQRKDHAVKLARCVVQSNDLIAYVGASPCRRLDLRIKNLVKNHCLAKSINDVSWYQFRVWLEYFAKVFKKVTVAVNPQYTSQECSSCGEIVKKTLSTRTHVCQCGCIMDRDENAARNILSRGLSTVGHMGTFALDASNALGDKTSIQVGEILSE from the coding sequence ATGCTAGTTTTTGAGTTTAAGGTTTACGGGAAATCAGTTCAGCTAACAGCAATAGATGATGCAATTCGGACTGCACAATTCATTCGTAATAGCTGTGTTCGGCTATGGATAGATGTTTTGGATACAGGCAAAAACGACTTGCAGAAATATTGTGCTGTCTTAGCGGCTAATTTTCCATTTGCTAATGAACTCAATTCAATGGCTAGACAAGCTAGTGCAGAAAGAGCATGGGCTTCTATCTCTCGGTTTTATGATAATTGCAAGAAGAATATTCCTGGTTTAAAGGGATATCCTCAATTCCAAAAAGATTGTCGTTCTGTTGAATACAAAACATCAGGATGGAAGCTTGCTTCGGATCGTAAATCCATCACTTTTACTGACAAAAAAGGTATTGGCAGATTAAAAATCAAGGGGACTCGTGACCTTCATTTCTACCAAATCAACCAAATTAAACGGGTAAGATTGGTAAAACGGGCTGATGGTTATTATTGTCAATTTTGTATTGATGTTATCCGTCAAGAAAACATAGAACCATCTGGTAACACTATTGGATTGGATGTAGGATTAAAAGAATACTACACCGATTCCAATGGCGTAATGATTGAGAATCCTAAGTTTCTTCGTGAAGGAGAAAAGGTTCTTAAACGTTCACAACGTCGCGTTTCTAGAAAAGTCAAAGGGTCAAAAAATCGAGGCAAAGCTAGACAGATTTTAGGAAAACGCCACCTCAAAATAAGTAGGCAACGTAAAGACCATGCTGTGAAATTAGCACGGTGCGTAGTTCAGTCTAACGACTTGATAGCCTACGTAGGCGCTTCGCCGTGCCGAAGGCTAGATTTGAGGATTAAAAATTTGGTGAAAAATCATTGTCTAGCTAAGTCCATTAATGACGTATCTTGGTATCAGTTTCGTGTCTGGCTTGAATACTTTGCCAAAGTGTTCAAGAAAGTCACGGTGGCGGTTAATCCGCAATATACTAGCCAGGAATGCTCTAGCTGCGGTGAAATTGTTAAGAAAACCTTATCCACCAGAACCCACGTTTGTCAGTGTGGGTGCATCATGGATAGGGACGAAAACGCAGCTAGAAATATCCTTAGTCGAGGATTGAGTACCGTAGGGCATATGGGAACTTTTGCGCTAGACGCAAGCAACGCTTTAGGAGACAAGACCTCTATTCAGGTTGGAGAAATCCTATCTGAGTAA
- a CDS encoding sensor histidine kinase, producing the protein MAKSRQSSFRRILVTRILILFVPVLFIGEIVALNKARSSLLKTARQNLTESAINKGDKIIDAIAALRSNLLSASQTKVIQSGSPAKAQKFLTQLAETLPTKIDCIQLTNLQKGNIIASSCGDTRIGELRESLSSDDVNIKAILPPKAGTTGKRDPQNQLQFLLSVPVYSRSGDLAYVLSLQTALHQQITNQPGSLTGSTVIIAEDGTILLHPLADRVGTNIQNHPDADRLKSIVKKAIAGQSDSIHLYFTDGKELVAGYTAIVNPMTQQRQQKWIILAVTSVENALFGLEEIKLILIVLTVGLIGASLLASLYLAPYLARPVEELRDYALNIHSHHSAQPIPHNFKIREFNQLAQALDQMVERLKAWAEELEIAWKEAKTANQIKSQFLATTSHELRNPLNIIINCVRLVEEGLCDNREEEMEFLKRADETAIHLLGIINELLDISKIEAGKLSVVTEPIDLRQILLEVINLQSVNVQQKGLQLKCELGSERIPIKADGAKLKQVLINIIGNATKFTDEGSIAICTEIHQVDGKSQVMVSIKDTGVGVDPAQQHKLFRPFVMVNDTSTRKFEGTGLGLAISRNLIELMGGKINLESGGLHQGTTVLIVLPLIDISLLPTSEEQGEGTRGSRYSKGREEPPLGIYGSSKAVVDEEKGETCDVSFPPQPSIIPSFPKGEACVNGTSER; encoded by the coding sequence ATGGCTAAGTCTCGTCAATCATCCTTTCGTCGAATTTTAGTAACAAGAATATTAATTCTGTTTGTCCCAGTTTTATTTATAGGGGAAATTGTCGCCTTGAATAAGGCACGCTCTAGTCTATTGAAAACTGCCCGGCAAAACTTAACAGAAAGCGCCATCAACAAAGGTGATAAAATTATCGATGCTATCGCGGCGCTAAGAAGCAACTTGCTCAGTGCCAGTCAAACAAAAGTCATTCAGTCAGGTTCGCCAGCAAAAGCCCAAAAATTTCTCACTCAGTTAGCGGAAACACTACCAACCAAAATTGATTGCATTCAATTAACAAATCTACAAAAAGGCAACATCATTGCCAGTAGTTGTGGCGACACAAGAATTGGTGAATTGAGAGAATCTTTGTCTAGTGATGACGTTAATATCAAAGCAATATTACCGCCAAAAGCCGGAACAACTGGCAAGAGAGATCCACAAAATCAACTGCAATTCCTTTTGTCTGTGCCAGTCTACAGTCGCAGTGGGGATTTGGCTTATGTCTTAAGTCTTCAGACCGCATTGCACCAACAAATTACAAATCAGCCAGGGTCACTCACCGGCTCTACGGTAATAATTGCTGAAGATGGTACAATTTTGCTTCATCCTTTGGCAGACCGAGTGGGTACTAATATCCAAAATCATCCGGATGCTGACCGACTGAAAAGCATTGTTAAAAAAGCGATCGCTGGGCAAAGCGATTCTATACATTTGTATTTTACAGATGGTAAAGAATTAGTTGCTGGCTATACGGCTATTGTCAATCCTATGACACAACAGCGGCAGCAAAAATGGATCATTTTAGCTGTAACGAGTGTGGAAAATGCCCTGTTTGGTTTAGAGGAAATCAAACTTATCCTCATTGTTTTAACAGTTGGCTTAATTGGCGCAAGTTTGTTGGCATCGCTGTATCTAGCTCCTTACCTGGCACGTCCTGTAGAAGAATTACGAGACTACGCTTTGAATATTCACAGCCACCACAGCGCACAACCAATTCCCCACAACTTCAAAATCCGGGAGTTCAATCAACTAGCACAAGCACTAGACCAGATGGTTGAGCGACTCAAGGCTTGGGCAGAAGAACTAGAAATAGCTTGGAAAGAAGCAAAAACTGCCAATCAAATTAAAAGTCAGTTTTTAGCTACAACTTCTCATGAATTGAGAAACCCACTAAATATCATTATTAACTGTGTTCGCCTAGTTGAGGAGGGCTTGTGTGATAACCGGGAAGAAGAAATGGAATTCCTCAAGCGTGCCGATGAAACAGCGATTCACTTGTTAGGCATTATCAATGAGTTACTAGACATTTCTAAAATTGAAGCGGGAAAACTCTCAGTAGTCACAGAACCTATTGATTTACGACAAATACTGTTAGAGGTAATTAATTTACAGTCGGTTAATGTTCAGCAAAAGGGTTTGCAACTCAAATGTGAGCTAGGTAGTGAACGGATACCAATTAAGGCAGATGGGGCAAAACTCAAGCAGGTGCTGATTAATATCATCGGCAATGCCACTAAATTCACCGACGAAGGAAGCATCGCAATTTGTACAGAAATTCACCAAGTTGATGGTAAATCTCAAGTGATGGTTTCTATTAAAGATACAGGTGTAGGCGTTGATCCTGCCCAGCAGCACAAACTATTTCGCCCCTTTGTGATGGTGAATGACACAAGCACACGCAAGTTTGAGGGTACCGGATTAGGACTAGCAATTTCCCGGAACTTAATCGAACTTATGGGAGGTAAAATTAATCTTGAGAGTGGGGGTTTGCATCAAGGTACGACAGTGCTGATTGTATTACCTTTGATTGATATCTCTCTGTTACCTACTTCAGAAGAACAAGGGGAGGGGACAAGGGGAAGCCGCTACTCTAAAGGGCGGGAAGAGCCACCTTTGGGGATTTACGGTTCTTCAAAAGCAGTGGTAGATGAAGAGAAAGGAGAAACTTGCGACGTGAGTTTCCCGCCCCAACCAAGCATCATTCCCAGCTTTCCCAAAGGAGAAGCTTGTGTTAATGGGACATCTGAAAGGTGA
- a CDS encoding RibD family protein has translation MEQHRPHTTVVLAMSADGKIADFRRSPARFGSGADKAHLEKQIAASDAVLFGAGTLRGYGTTITVSQPTLLQQRTQEGKPNQPVHIVISHSGNLNPEINFFRQPVRRWLLTTTAGAIFWQKRLRSIPNLREGVPPTTGTTSAQEYPPEFEQILVFETPTGKIDLVAALQHLASLQITRLAVLGGGQLVASMVESDLIDEFWLTICPLILGGAAAPTPVEGQGFLSHLAPKLQLLEVQTVEEEVFLHYRRQ, from the coding sequence ATGGAGCAACATCGTCCTCATACCACAGTTGTTTTGGCAATGAGTGCAGATGGTAAAATAGCAGATTTTAGGCGATCGCCTGCTCGGTTTGGCTCAGGGGCTGATAAAGCACACCTGGAAAAGCAAATCGCTGCCTCTGATGCCGTTTTATTTGGTGCTGGTACTCTCCGTGGCTACGGTACAACAATCACCGTATCACAGCCAACACTGCTACAGCAACGTACACAGGAAGGTAAGCCAAACCAGCCAGTTCATATAGTAATTTCGCACTCTGGCAACCTCAATCCGGAAATTAACTTCTTCAGGCAACCTGTGAGACGCTGGTTGCTGACGACAACAGCAGGGGCAATTTTCTGGCAAAAACGCTTACGGTCAATTCCTAACTTGCGGGAAGGCGTGCCGCCTACAACAGGGACAACTTCCGCACAGGAGTACCCTCCAGAATTTGAGCAGATTCTGGTTTTTGAAACACCAACGGGAAAAATTGACCTTGTCGCTGCTCTACAACACCTGGCATCTCTACAGATAACACGCCTAGCGGTCTTGGGTGGAGGTCAATTAGTCGCTTCTATGGTGGAATCTGATTTAATTGATGAATTCTGGTTGACTATCTGTCCGCTCATTTTAGGTGGTGCAGCAGCACCTACACCTGTAGAAGGGCAAGGATTTTTATCCCATTTAGCTCCCAAGTTGCAACTACTAGAAGTTCAAACAGTGGAGGAAGAAGTGTTTTTGCACTATCGGCGGCAATGA
- a CDS encoding GNAT family N-acetyltransferase, with product MVKPLKPRYSVVWTNKIVEVPQNAWDALAMPLKTPFLEWEWLNNLEISHSATAKTGWLPNHLTLWRDRSLIAAAPLYLKGHSYGEFVFDQQWAELASRIGVEYYPKLLGMTPFTPAEGYRFLIASGEDEDEITAILLHEIDSFCLKNGISGCHFLYVDPEWRPVLERQGFVPWLHHSYIWENAGFQTFDDYLTVFNANQRRNIKRERKAVSKAGLRLQPLTGDEIPRSLFPLMYQFYADTCDKFGWWGSKYLTKSFFDQLDANYRHRVLLIGAYSEQDDRQPVGMSFCLFKGDKLYGRYWGSFQEIDCLHFDACYYAPIEWAIANGIQTFDPGAGGRHKKRRGFPAMPNYSLHRFYNNRLGQILRPYINEVNQLEQQEIEAMNAELPFSQRDA from the coding sequence ATGGTAAAACCACTCAAGCCTCGTTATTCTGTTGTTTGGACAAACAAAATCGTTGAAGTACCCCAAAATGCCTGGGATGCTTTGGCTATGCCACTAAAAACCCCATTTTTAGAATGGGAGTGGCTGAACAATCTCGAAATCTCCCACAGTGCTACAGCCAAAACTGGCTGGTTACCAAATCACTTGACGTTGTGGCGAGATCGATCACTAATTGCTGCCGCCCCACTTTATCTTAAAGGGCATAGTTATGGTGAATTTGTCTTTGATCAACAGTGGGCAGAATTAGCCTCTCGCATCGGAGTAGAGTATTACCCAAAACTGTTGGGAATGACGCCATTTACTCCCGCCGAAGGCTATCGTTTCTTAATTGCTTCTGGGGAAGATGAGGATGAAATCACAGCTATACTGCTGCATGAAATTGACTCTTTTTGCCTAAAAAATGGCATTTCTGGCTGTCATTTTCTCTATGTTGATCCCGAATGGCGTCCTGTTTTAGAACGGCAGGGTTTTGTTCCGTGGCTGCACCATAGCTATATCTGGGAGAATGCTGGGTTTCAGACTTTTGATGACTACTTGACAGTGTTCAATGCCAACCAGCGACGCAATATTAAGCGAGAGCGTAAAGCTGTGTCTAAGGCAGGTTTACGATTGCAACCGCTAACTGGTGATGAAATTCCTCGATCGCTGTTTCCTTTGATGTACCAATTTTATGCTGATACCTGTGATAAATTTGGCTGGTGGGGTAGCAAGTACCTGACAAAAAGTTTTTTTGACCAGCTAGACGCTAATTATCGTCATCGGGTGTTGTTGATTGGCGCATACAGCGAGCAAGATGACCGCCAGCCTGTAGGGATGTCTTTTTGTCTATTTAAGGGTGACAAACTATATGGGCGCTATTGGGGTAGTTTTCAAGAAATAGATTGCTTGCATTTTGATGCTTGCTATTACGCGCCAATTGAATGGGCGATCGCGAATGGTATCCAAACTTTTGACCCTGGTGCTGGTGGACGCCACAAGAAACGGCGCGGTTTTCCGGCGATGCCGAATTATAGTCTGCACCGTTTTTACAATAATCGTTTAGGACAAATCTTACGCCCTTATATCAATGAGGTGAATCAACTGGAACAACAAGAGATTGAGGCGATGAATGCAGAGTTGCCCTTTAGTCAACGCGATGCGTAA
- a CDS encoding DUF4346 domain-containing protein — translation MDLMVVDLAAIDNKLSQRHIDLDPGGYFIIYLDRNARLIYAKHFTNVIDDRGLAVDPETGKVIPARGKVERTHETVFSGRTAKELCVQIFEKTQPCPVTLLDHASYLGREFVRAEVALVTGQEYIQD, via the coding sequence ATGGATTTGATGGTTGTAGATTTGGCGGCGATTGATAACAAGCTTTCCCAGCGTCATATTGATCTTGACCCCGGTGGATATTTCATTATTTACTTGGATCGGAATGCGCGGTTAATTTATGCCAAGCATTTCACAAATGTGATTGACGATCGCGGTTTAGCTGTCGATCCAGAAACGGGGAAAGTCATTCCTGCACGGGGAAAGGTAGAGAGAACTCACGAAACAGTGTTTAGTGGGAGAACAGCGAAGGAACTTTGTGTGCAGATTTTTGAAAAAACTCAGCCCTGTCCTGTTACCTTATTAGATCATGCCAGCTATTTAGGCCGAGAATTTGTCCGAGCCGAAGTGGCTTTAGTGACAGGGCAAGAGTACATCCAAGATTAG